A stretch of the Uranotaenia lowii strain MFRU-FL chromosome 3, ASM2978415v1, whole genome shotgun sequence genome encodes the following:
- the LOC129750872 gene encoding leucine-rich repeat transmembrane neuronal protein 4-like — MKPFWTFLVLIGCFEAVKLSPCAEIGHSSEIFRNDPMACAVLDLDQGNFTHVNSSAFGEDQENLELINAILWQFGSDQFEMLPASIKYLTISYGNVSEVFFVSEKLISLAVLESNLESFVVMNQNNSELKSLTLRSRLLNEVPSELGYLQSLEVLRLSNCNLSSVNADSFLMLVNLTFLDLSDNRIVSFEIVPTAKFLRLKELQIEENELTEIDHFPEAFPKLKTLSLFDNRWFCDWVGKVRRKIWKANIVVYGSNAQCAATGGLCCVKRSKQEVIEPLKL, encoded by the exons ATGAAACCGTTTTGGAC GTTCCTGGTGCTGATTGGATGTTTTGAAGCTGTCAAACTGTCACCATGTGCTGAAATTGGACATTCgagtgaaattttcagaaacgaTCCCATGGCTTGTGCCGTATTGGATTTGGATCAGGGAAATTTCACTCACGTGAATTCCAGCGCATTCGGGGAAGATCAGGAGAACTTGGAGCTGATCAACGCTATTCTATGGCAGTTTGGAAGTGATCAATTTGAAATGCTTCCTGCTAGCATTAAATATTTGACCATCAGTTACGGAAACGTATCGGAAGTGTTTTTTGTATCGGAGAAATTGATATCGTTGGCTGTTTTGGAAAGCAATCTAGAAAGTTTTGTGGTAATGAACCAAAACAACAGTGAACTCAAAAGCTTGACTCTAAGGTCTCGGTTGTTGAATGAAGTTCCGTCCGAACTTGGCTACCTTCAGTCGCTGGAGGTACTGAGGCTGAGCAATTGTAATCTAAGCTCAGTCAATGCAGATAGCTTTCTGATGCTGGTGAATTTAACTTTCCTAGATCTATCCGACAATCGAATCGTTTCGTTTGAGATTGTTCCAACGGCAAAATTTCTGCGGCTAAAAGAGCTACAAATCGAAGAAAATGAGCTGACCGAAATCGATCACTTTCCGGAGGCCTTCCCTAAGCTGAAGACTTTGAGCCTGTTCGACAACCGTTGGTTCTGTGACTGGGTCGGAAAAGTTCGgaggaaaatttggaaagccAATATTGTGGTTTACGGAAGCAATGCGCAATGCGCTGCTACGGGAGGATTGTGTTGTGTTAAAAGATCAAAGCAGGAAGTTATAGAACCTTTGAAAttataa